The sequence below is a genomic window from Vespula pensylvanica isolate Volc-1 chromosome 1, ASM1446617v1, whole genome shotgun sequence.
ATCTTATTAACACTCTTGATAGATTAGAAACAGAAATGCGTAATGTGCGAGAAAatgttttacgatttttagaacaaaaatattcattagaaGAAGGAGAGCTATTAGGGAACAGTGAAAAACCTAAACTTTCTCAACCGCCTCAAATTACACGATCCAATACtcataattctaataaatgttttaaaagaaaagatgatatACTATGTGTTAATACTATGGAACATAATAAAGGCACAAAAAATGTTTGGATGCAATgcgataaatgtaaatatactaCGCATCATAACTCGTTCATGATTCATCATATACGAGATTACATAAAACAGAAAGTATTTTGTGATACGTGTGACATACAATTCTCTGGAGATCATCAAGCAATAAATCACGAATgcaatgtaaaaaagaatcaaaacgAAGTGGAAGCTTTAAAAGagcatgaaagagaaaaaggtaaagatctaaaaatatatatttctagtaAGAAAGGTCATTTACAATCGTTTCTGTCTggtaataatttctataaaagatGCTGACGAAGATCTAACAAAAATGCCTGATATAGAAAGAAGCGTTCAGCAGAATATGCCAATGTTACCATTCCATACTTACTCACAATTGCAAATTA
It includes:
- the LOC122635746 gene encoding uncharacterized protein LOC122635746 isoform X3, which translates into the protein MATVSSTLVINAGDQNISNSTESSSVIDNKNNESQVTPLLQCFVCDIIVKGRYYALATCRTQNSRSKVIEKLGELVGERYMVVISEDDVICRSCANLINTLDRLETEMRNVRENVLRFLEQKYSLEEGELLGNSEKPKLSQPPQITRSNTHNSNKCFKRKDDILCVNTMEHNKGTKNVWMQCDKCKYTTHHNSFMIHHIRDYIKQKVFCDTCDIQFSGDHQAINHECNVKKNQNEVEALKEHEREKDADEDLTKMPDIERSVQQNMPMLPFHTYSQLQITNENIPVIRLANPENLHIPNILEHELASTHSDVDMMVKVKDSSTKQLLTLTEDGNLEMVEVACWNDVQSADPDPDTDMHF